In Promicromonospora sp. Populi, one genomic interval encodes:
- a CDS encoding stage II sporulation protein M yields MDIDAFTAVHAAEWDRLKELSSRRRLDGAESDELVRLYQSVATHLSTVRSAAPDPALVTRLSDVLNRARTRIAGSHEPAWHEVVRFAVVSLPAAFYRIRWWSHAVTAACVLVAVVAGVYIATDTDALNALMTPSEQDEYVNNAFASYYDPGIEFAGVVWTNNARIAALAVAGGITGFFTLNVLWQNAVGVGSTGGMMAAHDELDLFLTLIAPHGLLELTCIFVAGAAGLRLFWTLIDPGHRKRSVAMAAEGRALITTVIGLTVALGVSGLVEGFVTGSQMYWWLKIVIGAIVLAGFWAYVYVLGGRAVRAGSTGDLAEHEAGATVVTAG; encoded by the coding sequence GTGGATATCGACGCCTTCACCGCCGTGCACGCCGCAGAGTGGGACCGTCTCAAGGAGCTCTCGTCCCGGCGTCGCCTGGACGGCGCCGAGTCCGACGAGCTGGTGCGGCTGTACCAGTCGGTAGCCACCCACCTGTCGACGGTGCGGTCGGCGGCACCCGACCCGGCGCTGGTCACGCGCTTGTCGGACGTGCTCAACCGGGCGCGCACCCGCATCGCCGGATCGCACGAGCCCGCGTGGCACGAGGTGGTGCGGTTCGCCGTGGTGTCGCTGCCCGCGGCGTTCTACCGGATCCGGTGGTGGTCGCACGCCGTGACGGCGGCCTGCGTGCTCGTCGCGGTCGTCGCGGGCGTCTACATAGCTACTGACACGGACGCGCTGAACGCACTGATGACGCCGTCAGAGCAGGACGAGTACGTGAACAACGCGTTCGCCTCCTACTACGACCCCGGCATCGAGTTCGCCGGCGTGGTGTGGACCAACAACGCGCGGATCGCCGCGCTGGCCGTGGCCGGCGGGATCACGGGCTTCTTCACCCTGAACGTGCTCTGGCAGAACGCGGTCGGCGTCGGTTCCACCGGCGGCATGATGGCCGCCCACGACGAGCTCGACCTGTTCCTCACGCTCATCGCGCCGCACGGCCTGCTGGAGCTGACCTGCATCTTCGTCGCGGGCGCCGCGGGCCTGCGCCTCTTCTGGACCCTCATCGACCCGGGGCACCGCAAGCGGTCGGTGGCCATGGCCGCCGAGGGGCGCGCACTGATCACCACGGTCATCGGGCTCACCGTGGCGCTCGGCGTCTCGGGCCTCGTGGAGGGATTCGTCACCGGCTCCCAGATGTACTGGTGGCTCAAGATCGTGATCGGCGCAATTGTGCTGGCCGGGTTCTGGGCCTACGTGTACGTGCTGGGCGGCCGGGCCGTCCGGGCCGGGTCCACCGGCGACCTCGCGGAGCACGAGGCCGGCGCGACCGTGGTCACGGCTGGGTGA